In Sporosarcina sp. PTS2304, a genomic segment contains:
- a CDS encoding deoxyribodipyrimidine photo-lyase yields MSSTIVWFRKDLRLHDHPALVEAVAHGDVLPVFILPETVHEASDWWLHHSLLELQKTFEQHQIQLIVRKGSVVEELTNIQRESGAGQLVYNELYDPESRQLEKELTAAFENIDAQVRSFQGTLLVPPDTIFNKSGQPYKVFTPFWKQLRQEPIAQSLPVPKNMKGPATRFPSLPAEQWGLLADYPWYEKLSWQPGEAAAIECWQTFRRKGLSDYKEGRDIPAQPNVSQLSPYLAWGNISVRSLWYSALATDGVADEQIEAFLRQLAWRDFAHYQLLYFPHMLERPVRPEFEKFPWQPSDENFLAWKKGRTGYPLVDAGMRELWQTGYMHNRVRMIAASFLIKHLLIDWREGMKWFEETLVDWDIANNAMGWQWVAGSGFDASPYFRVFNPIVQGEKFDESATYVKKWIPELRDIPAKYIFEPMKAPASIVESMGDYPKPIVDHRAARARALAAYETCKKN; encoded by the coding sequence ATGAGCAGTACAATCGTTTGGTTTCGAAAAGATTTGCGTTTGCATGATCATCCAGCCTTAGTGGAAGCGGTAGCACATGGTGACGTGTTGCCGGTTTTCATTTTGCCGGAAACGGTTCACGAGGCATCTGACTGGTGGTTGCATCATAGTTTACTAGAACTTCAAAAAACATTCGAGCAGCACCAGATTCAACTCATAGTAAGAAAAGGTTCTGTAGTGGAAGAACTGACGAACATCCAGCGAGAAAGCGGAGCCGGTCAACTCGTATATAATGAATTATACGATCCCGAAAGTCGTCAGCTAGAAAAGGAATTGACAGCTGCTTTTGAAAATATCGATGCGCAAGTACGTTCATTCCAAGGGACGTTGCTCGTACCGCCTGATACGATATTCAATAAAAGTGGGCAACCGTATAAAGTGTTCACTCCTTTTTGGAAACAACTTCGACAAGAGCCGATTGCGCAGTCGTTGCCTGTGCCAAAAAACATGAAAGGCCCTGCTACACGCTTTCCTTCGTTGCCTGCAGAACAATGGGGACTGCTGGCAGATTATCCTTGGTATGAAAAACTTTCGTGGCAACCAGGAGAAGCTGCCGCTATCGAATGCTGGCAGACATTCCGCCGCAAAGGATTGTCCGACTACAAAGAAGGACGTGATATTCCGGCGCAACCGAATGTGTCTCAACTTTCACCTTACTTGGCATGGGGGAATATTAGCGTGCGATCGCTTTGGTATAGCGCGTTGGCTACGGACGGGGTCGCTGATGAACAAATTGAGGCCTTTTTACGACAGTTGGCGTGGCGTGATTTTGCTCATTACCAATTGCTTTATTTTCCTCATATGTTGGAACGGCCTGTACGACCCGAGTTTGAAAAGTTTCCGTGGCAGCCGTCCGATGAAAATTTTCTAGCGTGGAAAAAAGGGCGGACCGGATATCCATTAGTAGATGCTGGTATGCGAGAATTATGGCAAACAGGGTATATGCACAATCGAGTGCGGATGATCGCCGCTTCGTTTTTGATTAAGCATTTATTGATTGATTGGCGAGAAGGAATGAAGTGGTTTGAAGAGACGTTAGTAGATTGGGATATCGCGAACAATGCGATGGGCTGGCAGTGGGTGGCAGGCAGTGGTTTTGATGCGTCTCCTTACTTCAGGGTGTTTAATCCCATCGTGCAAGGAGAGAAGTTTGATGAGTCGGCCACTTATGTGAAAAAGTGGATTCCAGAGTTGCGTGATATACCTGCGAAATATATTTTTGAGCCAATGAAAGCACCTGCCTCCATAGTAGAATCAATGGGAGATTATCCGAAGCCTATCGTTGACCATCGAGCTGCCCGAGCCCGTGCACTGGCAGCATATGAAACATGTAAAAAGAATTAA
- a CDS encoding MerR family transcriptional regulator: protein MKPSSETPTYTIKQVADLTGMSRQVLRKWEERYNIVVPQRLDNGYRIYNDEDIRLFLLMKRYAEEGFALSQAADMAKSQKNTAMPSSLEDTYAEETLRELLTHGKNCDELELNFSLQAAYHRLGLEQYLQQIIIPFLKSVGDHWATGEWDEYQEALSSLVVRDQLVQLRRNFQYREDSPILLGACLPNESHEIPVHIILLQLMLKGWRTAMIGASPAPGAIESFVEKIKPVKVLLSASTTLPFEKNPEMIKRLDAFAEEHPAVTFYLGGYGAVICANELQLQHIRMLDSIDDI, encoded by the coding sequence GTGAAGCCGTCATCTGAAACACCTACGTATACCATTAAGCAGGTTGCAGATCTAACAGGCATGTCGAGACAAGTGTTACGAAAATGGGAAGAACGTTACAATATCGTCGTACCGCAACGGTTAGATAATGGATATCGTATTTATAACGATGAAGATATACGTCTTTTCTTGTTGATGAAGCGCTATGCAGAGGAAGGATTTGCACTTTCACAAGCAGCGGACATGGCCAAATCCCAAAAGAATACAGCTATGCCGTCCAGTCTTGAAGACACGTATGCAGAAGAGACATTGCGTGAGTTGCTTACACACGGAAAAAACTGTGATGAATTGGAGTTAAACTTTTCATTGCAAGCGGCCTATCACCGGTTAGGTCTTGAACAATACTTGCAACAAATTATTATACCTTTTCTTAAAAGTGTCGGGGATCATTGGGCTACGGGGGAATGGGACGAGTATCAGGAAGCATTGTCTAGCCTCGTTGTTAGAGACCAACTCGTTCAACTACGACGCAATTTCCAATATCGGGAAGACTCGCCAATATTGCTTGGCGCATGCCTTCCCAACGAATCGCATGAAATTCCCGTCCACATCATATTGCTGCAACTGATGTTAAAAGGCTGGCGGACTGCGATGATTGGGGCATCGCCTGCGCCTGGAGCGATAGAATCTTTTGTAGAAAAGATCAAGCCCGTTAAAGTATTACTTTCCGCCTCTACTACATTACCATTCGAAAAAAATCCAGAGATGATTAAACGACTGGATGCCTTTGCCGAAGAACATCCCGCTGTCACATTTTATCTCGGTGGATACGGTGCCGTCATTTGCGCCAACGAATTGCAGCTGCAACATATTCGTATGCTTGACTCCATTGATGATATTTAA
- a CDS encoding globin-coupled sensor protein, translating to MWITKKRQVPSIVQPISSAPVKLQVPTKEIQLQLDAIKLTERDLQLLRALKKPMHDRIDDIVKAFYDSVTAVPHLSSLIRKHSNTEYLSKTLAHHLGGLFDGVIDEAYLVNRSKVAQSHMRIGLDPKWYIAAFQNLHSTMLDILFSLELDRKEEREMIVALSKILNFEKQLVLEAFEKGMNEAMYKQQQEIKDGVKQQIGSIALEIEEKSESTYSVVRDLIEQSAELDNKIQDSIVRSETSAQQAQSGIEQMAQLVFTSETIVKETKEMAELVEELNRASAQIEEVVQLVKNIADQTNLLALNSAIEAARAGVHGKGFAVVADEVRNLADQTKRSTDNIAELVSQSKAKTHAVHQAIENVTKYADMGMKETDSSKETFQNITDTVHLTIHDITHFSDHMKNLQQVITSIGGVAKEVVSTSYELEEAIDVL from the coding sequence ATGTGGATTACAAAGAAACGTCAAGTACCATCAATAGTTCAACCGATTTCCTCTGCGCCGGTCAAATTGCAAGTACCTACTAAAGAAATTCAATTACAACTAGATGCGATCAAATTAACAGAACGTGATTTACAGTTGCTTCGCGCCTTAAAAAAACCAATGCATGATCGAATTGACGATATTGTCAAAGCTTTTTACGATAGTGTCACTGCAGTTCCTCATTTATCCTCTCTTATTCGTAAACATAGTAATACGGAATATTTAAGTAAGACGCTTGCTCATCACTTAGGCGGTTTATTCGACGGAGTCATTGATGAGGCGTATTTAGTGAACCGTAGCAAAGTTGCTCAATCGCACATGCGAATCGGATTGGATCCGAAATGGTATATCGCGGCATTCCAAAATTTACATTCGACAATGCTGGATATTTTGTTTTCATTGGAACTGGATCGTAAAGAAGAGCGAGAAATGATCGTCGCTTTAAGTAAAATCCTGAACTTTGAAAAGCAGTTGGTGCTCGAAGCGTTTGAAAAGGGTATGAATGAAGCGATGTACAAACAGCAACAAGAGATCAAAGACGGCGTAAAGCAACAGATCGGTAGCATCGCTTTGGAAATTGAAGAAAAGTCCGAGTCAACTTATTCAGTAGTTCGTGATTTAATCGAACAATCCGCCGAACTGGACAATAAAATTCAGGATAGTATTGTACGCTCGGAAACGTCAGCACAACAAGCTCAATCAGGAATTGAACAAATGGCGCAACTGGTGTTCACATCAGAGACGATTGTCAAAGAAACGAAAGAAATGGCAGAATTAGTGGAAGAATTGAATCGTGCATCCGCTCAAATAGAAGAAGTCGTGCAATTGGTTAAAAATATTGCAGACCAAACGAATTTACTGGCATTGAACTCAGCAATTGAGGCAGCACGTGCAGGAGTTCACGGAAAAGGATTTGCTGTAGTGGCGGATGAAGTTCGTAATTTGGCTGATCAGACGAAACGTTCGACAGACAATATTGCAGAACTCGTATCCCAATCCAAAGCAAAAACGCATGCAGTGCATCAAGCGATCGAAAATGTGACGAAGTACGCTGATATGGGAATGAAAGAAACGGATTCCTCAAAAGAGACATTCCAAAATATTACCGACACGGTTCATTTGACGATTCATGATATTACTCATTTTTCAGATCATATGAAAAATCTACAGCAAGTCATTACTTCTATTGGTGGAGTGGCGAAAGAAGTAGTTTCGACTTCTTACGAATTGGAAGAAGCAATTGACGTCTTATAA
- a CDS encoding ABC transporter permease, with amino-acid sequence MFLAWSEIKRNKLRFLLITSILLLVSFLVFFLSGLANGLASMNREAVDSWKADAILLTEESDKSLYQSALDKNLADELGVEETAVVSQSGSIANNGEAKKNILLFGINKDEFIAPKVSEGDPTFYVQNGVVASDALKDDGFKIGDTLELSSTDTELTIVGFTEKARFNAAPVLYMKLNDLQKIKFGDAYEMNKSIVNAILIKDSKWDEVELPKDTEIIKTETFIENLPGYTEQNLTVTYMIYFLFVISAAIVAIFLYVLTVQKISMFGLMKAQGISSGYLAKSVIAQTFILALIGVVLGFGLTLLAGSFLPSAVPIQFDVPVMVIYGLVLIAVSIAGAVISVWTIIRIDPLEAIGG; translated from the coding sequence ATGTTCTTAGCATGGAGCGAAATTAAACGAAATAAATTGCGGTTTTTATTAATTACATCGATTTTATTACTAGTTTCTTTTCTAGTGTTTTTCCTTTCGGGTCTTGCAAATGGATTAGCAAGTATGAACAGAGAAGCGGTCGATTCGTGGAAAGCTGACGCGATCCTTCTGACGGAAGAATCCGATAAGAGTCTCTATCAATCCGCGTTGGATAAAAATTTGGCAGATGAATTGGGAGTGGAGGAAACGGCGGTCGTCAGCCAGAGCGGTTCCATTGCGAATAACGGAGAGGCGAAAAAGAATATTCTGTTATTCGGTATTAATAAAGATGAGTTCATTGCGCCGAAAGTAAGTGAAGGGGATCCGACGTTTTACGTGCAAAATGGTGTAGTTGCATCGGATGCGTTAAAAGATGATGGATTCAAAATTGGAGATACATTGGAATTGTCATCGACGGATACTGAATTGACAATCGTTGGATTTACAGAGAAGGCTCGCTTTAACGCAGCGCCTGTTTTGTATATGAAGTTGAATGACTTGCAAAAGATTAAATTTGGCGATGCCTATGAGATGAATAAGTCGATTGTGAATGCCATTCTTATTAAGGATTCCAAGTGGGATGAAGTAGAGTTGCCAAAAGATACGGAAATAATTAAAACGGAAACATTTATCGAAAACTTGCCGGGATATACGGAGCAGAATTTGACGGTGACATATATGATCTACTTTTTATTCGTCATCTCAGCAGCGATCGTAGCGATTTTCTTATACGTGTTGACTGTCCAGAAAATTAGCATGTTTGGACTGATGAAAGCACAGGGAATTTCTAGTGGCTATTTGGCGAAGTCGGTCATCGCCCAGACATTCATTCTTGCGTTAATCGGTGTGGTTTTAGGGTTTGGATTAACGTTGCTGGCGGGAAGTTTCTTGCCAAGCGCAGTGCCGATTCAATTTGATGTGCCGGTCATGGTGATTTACGGATTGGTGTTAATCGCCGTATCGATTGCCGGGGCAGTGATTTCCGTCTGGACCATCATTCGAATCGATCCATTAGAAGCGATAGGAGGGTAA
- a CDS encoding ABC transporter ATP-binding protein encodes MVLELRNAKKTFGEGNTLVEAMKETNFIVERGELVAVIGPSGSGKSTFLTVAGGLQTPSEGLVIINGKELSQLNEKQRSKIRLQEIGFILQASNLVPFLSVDQQLELLNKVKKNNLSAVEKKQLYEDLGITKLHKKYPSDLSGGERQRVAIAKALFSNPSIILADEPTASLDSDRAFEVMELLQHETKSKETATIVVTHDTRLMKYFDKVYQMTDGVLELDTTTYE; translated from the coding sequence ATGGTACTGGAGCTACGAAACGCAAAAAAGACGTTTGGAGAAGGTAATACATTAGTCGAAGCGATGAAAGAGACGAACTTTATAGTCGAACGAGGCGAATTGGTTGCAGTCATCGGTCCTTCAGGTTCGGGGAAAAGTACGTTCCTAACCGTCGCTGGTGGTTTGCAGACACCGAGCGAAGGGCTAGTTATTATCAATGGAAAAGAATTGTCGCAGCTCAATGAAAAGCAACGTTCAAAAATTCGCCTACAAGAGATCGGCTTCATTTTGCAAGCATCGAACTTAGTGCCGTTCTTGTCAGTCGATCAGCAATTGGAGTTACTGAATAAAGTGAAAAAGAATAATTTATCGGCTGTCGAAAAGAAGCAGCTTTATGAGGATTTGGGAATTACTAAGCTGCATAAAAAGTATCCTTCTGATTTATCGGGCGGTGAACGTCAGCGTGTCGCTATTGCTAAAGCACTTTTCAGCAATCCGTCAATTATTTTGGCGGATGAACCGACTGCTTCATTAGATTCCGATCGGGCATTTGAAGTGATGGAGTTGTTGCAGCATGAAACGAAGTCTAAAGAAACAGCTACAATTGTCGTAACGCATGACACGCGTTTGATGAAATATTTTGATAAAGTGTATCAGATGACGGACGGCGTATTGGAACTAGATACTACTACGTATGAATGA
- a CDS encoding IS256 family transposase has product MTLFDYLNINEEELKEAVMTSNLDNVLKSAVVLILNEYMEKERDEYLETAKYERVAERRDYRNGYYERELMITIGRVKLKVPRTREGGFSTSVFEKYARVDQAFMLSMLEMVVSGVSTRKVTNVIETLCGETVSKSFVSSLTAQLDPIVNQWASRPLNVTTYRYLHVDAMYIKVRENRKVVSKAVYIATAISTDNRREVVGLKIDQAESFEAWQSFLQSLKRRGLQSPDLVISDAHEGLKKAISQEFVGTSWQRCTVHFKRNLLKALPKKMAKSFMADVRTIFMSADLEGAREAKERLVEKYAKEPRVQKALDILEGGYDEATQFLNEPSRYHRYTSSTNHLERLNQEVRRREQVIRIFPNEQSAFRLIGAVLMEADERLQKGSPLR; this is encoded by the coding sequence ATGACCCTATTTGATTATCTTAACATAAACGAGGAAGAACTAAAAGAAGCGGTGATGACTTCTAATCTGGACAACGTGCTGAAATCTGCTGTCGTTCTCATATTAAATGAGTATATGGAAAAAGAAAGAGATGAGTATTTGGAAACGGCCAAATATGAACGAGTAGCTGAGCGACGTGACTATCGCAACGGCTACTATGAACGAGAACTGATGATCACTATCGGGCGCGTGAAATTAAAAGTTCCGCGTACACGAGAAGGTGGTTTTTCGACATCGGTTTTTGAAAAATATGCACGGGTGGACCAGGCGTTTATGCTTTCCATGCTAGAGATGGTGGTCAGTGGCGTTTCCACAAGGAAAGTGACGAATGTTATCGAGACATTATGCGGAGAAACGGTTTCTAAATCTTTCGTATCTTCACTGACTGCCCAGCTCGATCCGATCGTCAACCAATGGGCCAGCCGTCCTTTGAATGTGACGACGTATCGTTACTTGCATGTGGACGCCATGTATATCAAAGTCCGTGAGAATCGAAAAGTGGTTTCCAAAGCAGTTTATATCGCGACGGCGATCAGCACGGACAACCGCCGGGAAGTGGTGGGTCTGAAAATTGATCAAGCAGAGAGTTTCGAAGCTTGGCAGTCGTTCCTCCAGAGTCTAAAGCGACGTGGACTCCAATCTCCTGACCTTGTCATTTCGGATGCACATGAGGGGCTCAAGAAGGCGATTAGCCAGGAGTTTGTCGGGACTTCTTGGCAACGATGTACTGTCCATTTCAAGCGGAATCTACTAAAAGCATTACCGAAAAAAATGGCCAAATCCTTTATGGCGGACGTGCGCACTATTTTTATGAGCGCTGATCTTGAAGGAGCTCGGGAAGCGAAAGAACGGCTGGTAGAGAAGTATGCGAAAGAGCCACGTGTTCAAAAAGCGTTAGATATTCTTGAGGGAGGCTATGATGAGGCCACGCAGTTCTTAAATGAGCCTTCTCGTTATCATCGCTATACAAGTTCTACCAATCACCTAGAACGCTTAAATCAAGAAGTGCGAAGAAGAGAACAAGTCATCCGCATTTTTCCAAATGAGCAGTCTGCCTTTCGACTGATCGGTGCTGTGCTGATGGAGGCGGATGAACGTCTACAAAAAGGCAGCCCGCTACGGTAA
- a CDS encoding ThiF family adenylyltransferase — protein sequence MNRKYSRQELFSPIGLIGQQRIRDAKVFVLGAGALGSSGAEMLVRAGIGELTIVDRDILEWTNLHRQQLYSEQDVVDQLPKAIAAEKRLRAINSDVKIRGIVADVTPENVLELFEGHQFILDGTDNIETRLLANDAALQLRLPFFMGACVGSYGVTFPIGVAEEQPCLHCLLEVLPPQSLTCDTVGVISPIVVTTAARQVAELLKYITGAKMSPRLESADLWTGERAAISVHSMKKSSCPSCSEKPTYPFLSASEIIRTAVLCGRDTVQLTWPKNRQVELAPFADSVRGTVSNLVHNPYLVSCEYHDHRLVLFRDGRMLVHGTKDITQAKKIVAGLIG from the coding sequence TTGAACAGAAAATATTCACGACAAGAGCTATTTTCTCCTATCGGCCTTATCGGACAACAACGCATCCGCGACGCCAAAGTATTCGTACTTGGAGCGGGTGCACTCGGTTCATCAGGCGCAGAAATGCTTGTACGCGCAGGCATCGGTGAACTGACGATTGTTGATCGGGACATTTTGGAATGGACGAATCTGCACCGCCAGCAATTGTATAGTGAACAAGATGTTGTCGATCAATTGCCAAAAGCCATCGCTGCAGAAAAACGATTGCGCGCCATTAACAGTGACGTGAAAATTCGCGGAATCGTTGCCGATGTCACGCCCGAAAATGTGCTGGAATTATTTGAAGGCCATCAGTTCATTTTGGATGGAACGGATAATATCGAAACGCGGTTACTCGCGAATGACGCTGCCCTTCAATTGCGCCTCCCTTTTTTCATGGGTGCATGCGTAGGAAGCTATGGCGTAACATTCCCAATTGGAGTCGCAGAAGAACAACCTTGCCTTCATTGCCTGCTCGAAGTCCTGCCGCCGCAATCACTCACTTGTGACACAGTGGGCGTCATCAGTCCGATCGTCGTGACGACAGCCGCCCGTCAAGTCGCAGAGTTGCTGAAATATATAACAGGCGCTAAAATGAGTCCTCGCCTGGAGTCAGCGGATCTATGGACAGGTGAACGAGCAGCGATTAGTGTGCATAGCATGAAAAAATCAAGTTGTCCTAGCTGTTCGGAAAAACCTACGTATCCGTTTTTATCAGCTAGCGAGATCATTCGAACAGCAGTGCTTTGCGGACGCGACACCGTACAACTGACATGGCCTAAAAATCGCCAAGTGGAACTCGCCCCTTTTGCAGATTCCGTTCGCGGTACCGTTTCAAACTTAGTACACAACCCTTATTTGGTGTCTTGTGAATATCATGATCACCGACTCGTATTATTTCGCGATGGCCGAATGCTCGTGCATGGAACAAAAGACATCACGCAGGCGAAGAAAATCGTCGCTGGATTGATTGGATGA
- a CDS encoding thiazole synthase: MTMLQIADKKFSSRLLLGTGKYPSFEAQKKAVAVSEADILTFAVRRMNIFEESQPNFLEQLDLDRYTLLPNTAGASTAEEAVHIAKLAKASGLCDMVKVEIIGCSRSLLPDPVETLRASEMLLEEGFIVLPYTSDDVVLARKLCELGVHAIMPGAAPIGSGRGILNPLNLSLIIEQSRVPVIVDAGIGSPKDAAYAMELGADGVLLNTAVSEAADPVTMAEAMKLAIEAGRLGYKAGRMPIRDYAVASSPLEGFVPN, encoded by the coding sequence ATAACGATGTTGCAAATTGCAGATAAAAAGTTTTCATCACGATTATTACTAGGAACAGGGAAGTACCCTTCATTTGAAGCACAGAAGAAAGCAGTGGCTGTATCAGAAGCGGATATCCTCACATTTGCTGTACGTCGCATGAATATTTTCGAAGAGTCGCAACCGAATTTCTTAGAGCAATTAGACTTGGACCGTTACACATTATTGCCTAATACGGCAGGTGCAAGTACAGCTGAAGAGGCGGTGCACATCGCGAAGTTGGCGAAAGCATCAGGATTGTGCGATATGGTGAAGGTGGAAATTATTGGTTGTAGTCGTTCACTGCTCCCTGATCCTGTCGAGACATTGCGTGCGTCAGAAATGCTACTAGAAGAAGGCTTTATTGTTCTTCCTTATACGTCAGACGATGTCGTACTCGCTAGAAAACTTTGCGAATTAGGTGTCCATGCTATCATGCCGGGTGCCGCTCCAATCGGATCTGGCAGAGGCATTCTGAATCCATTGAACCTTTCATTAATAATTGAACAATCGAGAGTTCCTGTAATCGTCGATGCAGGAATCGGCTCGCCAAAAGACGCGGCATACGCAATGGAACTCGGAGCGGACGGTGTGTTATTAAATACAGCCGTATCCGAAGCGGCTGACCCTGTGACGATGGCTGAAGCAATGAAGTTGGCCATCGAAGCGGGACGTCTAGGTTATAAAGCCGGACGCATGCCAATAAGAGATTATGCAGTGGCAAGCAGTCCACTGGAAGGGTTTGTGCCAAATTGA
- the thiS gene encoding sulfur carrier protein ThiS — METTIDLNGKSYVVNPQVKTVRQLLTHLELGERILIVEKNKEILQKEQYDAPIMDRDQIEIIHFVGGG; from the coding sequence GTGGAAACGACTATTGATTTGAACGGAAAATCGTATGTAGTGAATCCTCAAGTGAAGACCGTCCGGCAGTTACTTACACATCTCGAACTGGGCGAACGTATTTTGATTGTCGAAAAGAATAAAGAAATTTTACAAAAAGAACAGTACGATGCACCCATTATGGATCGCGATCAAATTGAAATCATACACTTTGTCGGAGGCGGATAA
- a CDS encoding thiamine phosphate synthase, translated as MKVIGVTDDQQSVEKLAITLQQTLPYLDAIILREKSKTAEQLTELVHVLRDVGTPLDKLIIHANPALAQFLSIQKVQLTGYGMSLADAQLRFPSLTFGCSVHSLEEALQAEASGASWILYGHVYPTSSKKGIRARGTDELRQIVSACMIPVYAIGGIQPEHMPSLEKLGVAGIAILSPISQVEAVKKYRRNGENCSGNDY; from the coding sequence ATGAAAGTAATCGGTGTGACGGATGATCAGCAATCAGTGGAAAAATTAGCAATAACCTTACAGCAAACGCTTCCCTATCTTGACGCAATCATCTTACGTGAAAAGTCTAAGACAGCTGAACAACTGACCGAGCTAGTGCATGTATTACGAGATGTCGGTACTCCCCTCGACAAGCTCATAATCCATGCCAACCCAGCGTTAGCGCAATTTTTATCTATTCAAAAAGTACAACTCACAGGGTATGGAATGTCTCTTGCAGACGCACAACTACGCTTCCCTTCATTAACGTTCGGATGCTCTGTTCATTCATTAGAAGAAGCGTTGCAAGCAGAAGCCTCGGGGGCGAGCTGGATACTATATGGGCATGTTTATCCTACTTCATCGAAGAAAGGCATACGTGCGCGCGGCACAGATGAATTGCGTCAAATCGTTTCGGCCTGTATGATCCCGGTTTACGCGATCGGGGGGATACAGCCTGAACATATGCCTTCACTTGAAAAGCTAGGTGTCGCAGGTATCGCTATTTTATCGCCGATAAGTCAAGTGGAAGCAGTGAAAAAGTATAGGAGAAATGGAGAGAATTGCAGTGGAAACGACTATTGA
- a CDS encoding YafY family protein yields MTRHESIKNEVYYIQIFTRDGGINIRNRQFEVLLYLLKTKKVTHKELAKTFEVSIKTIQRDIDKLSMMGVPIYCKQGNQGGIYIKESYKLSSSFLTNENLQTITFALSMYDSISTKKHKDDVLKKLALISPDLIHLMESDAEDYFVVDLVEEKIDMTESVYEKINYCLDEERMLTVIVEEERLFVAPISYVLRPEGLYLYAFEKEYMLLKISSITYSEITDVEFERTFIPYKKNFNITLK; encoded by the coding sequence GTGACTAGGCATGAGAGCATAAAAAATGAGGTATACTATATTCAGATATTTACTAGAGACGGAGGGATCAACATACGTAATCGTCAATTTGAAGTATTGTTATATTTGCTGAAAACGAAAAAAGTAACTCATAAAGAGTTAGCGAAGACATTCGAAGTAAGTATTAAAACGATTCAAAGGGATATTGATAAATTATCTATGATGGGTGTGCCTATCTATTGTAAACAAGGAAATCAGGGTGGAATCTATATAAAAGAAAGTTATAAGTTGTCGAGCAGTTTTTTAACAAATGAAAATTTGCAAACTATTACATTTGCGCTGTCGATGTATGATAGTATTTCCACGAAAAAACATAAAGACGACGTATTAAAAAAGTTAGCTCTCATTTCTCCTGATTTGATTCATTTAATGGAAAGTGACGCGGAAGATTATTTTGTTGTGGATCTCGTAGAAGAAAAGATTGATATGACGGAAAGTGTCTATGAGAAAATTAATTATTGTCTTGATGAGGAGAGAATGTTGACTGTTATCGTGGAGGAAGAGAGACTTTTTGTAGCACCTATTAGCTATGTTTTACGTCCAGAAGGTTTATATTTATACGCTTTTGAGAAGGAATATATGTTGCTTAAAATATCTTCCATAACTTATTCAGAGATTACTGATGTGGAGTTTGAAAGAACGTTTATCCCTTATAAAAAAAATTTTAACATAACACTCAAATAA